The sequence TCtttattaaagaaaaatgtgtagtgcccaaattcagtacacgtataactcatgtatttatttaaatattaaatcatttatttaaatttaaaatgagctttagccatgcataatttatttaaatgcattactttaaattacttatgtttatgtgatgcacgttaaaatatttttcgagtttcatgtttcaggcgattattcgagacgggatcgaggaaaataccggtgatgattttttttgcaaaattttaatgtggtattttattttaagttgaggttggggcatattaattaatttattaagtttcagcatttttaaagcctaaattatgtatttagtgagtttagaatttttaaaacttttaaagttggctttgtgcactttatttttgtgaaaaggagaatttataaaattagtgtatattttatttcaaataaaggaATTGTTGAGTTAGTGCTTGATTTAACATTAATTAGtggttaaattttaattaagcaattttcactCCCTAAATTTCTAcctaactcacgcacacaccctttctacacacacactcacgcaacacacacacacacacacaattttttgcactcctatttcagatttttagaGGTAAAAACTTAGGGTTCTTGAGAGCAAGAGCAGCCGCTCCTCCCTCTTCAATTTCCCAGCAAGTTTGCgtcacttttcttcaagaaaaatcgagccacgtCCGTCCCAGAAGTTTGAGTGAAAATACACGTGTGATGTATAGAAGTTTGAGCGATGATGTTTGAATCAATTTTTAAACgaattttggatcacaaataatgatttttgctgtcattttaaatactgagATTTTTCGGTcgcttttctggaaaaactttcaacatatgaaacgtagaaatttttgatacctttgatttgatataagattcaaaatttttggatgaaaGTTGAGTGAGATATGacgtttttcgtgggactgctcaaactgcgttttctgaaaatatatgatagtgatgtgttcttgaagttttatggttgcaggcttcgttggagattgacgggtgatcgctgctgcgtttagGTATGTGGTTGACGTTTTGTTTCACGTCGTTAGACACTtaggagaacgagtagtcgtgaaaactattttggtgtcaaagtttgagtttatgggttttattgtgTTGCGTGgggtgcgtcgtttctttgggaacgtttgggatattttatggagtcgagtcagtttcatagtgtcctaggatgagtctcgatagATTGGTTCAtgaattgtatttttttaaggGTATTAAGAGGCAAATCGCGAGTCGCGAGTTTCAGTTAGACTTGTCAAAACGGGCTGGCGGGGTGGGCCAGCCCGCTATGCGTCGTAACCCGCCATTAGGCGGGGCGGGGCGGGCCAGCCCACCATTTTGGCGGGCCTCTAAATGgccaacccagcccaacccaccTTGGGCCGCAAGTTACGCGGGCCGAcccgcttatttttttaaaaaaaaattgctaaaCATCATTATAATAAACATACAAGAAAAATATACTTcgtcaaatagtttcataaaatacttgcaaacattaaaaaaaaaattaaaaaaacatacaacataatccataaaaagtaaagtgtttaaaccaaacatgaagaAACTAAACAAATACTATAAAGTTCTCTCATTAAACTCCATTCAATCTTCATCTTCTACAATAGCTCCCTCCACTGTTTcttcatcaaaaatttcaacatcATTGGATCTTTCTCGAGATGAAgttgttttgaaatttgcacATTCATCATCATCTGCATCTAAAAGACACGAAGTAAGCCAATATAtcaatttaagaaaatttatatatatatatacatatatatatatatacatacatatatatatatatataatagtgaAATTACCATAAACATAACCACGCAACCAGTTACGCGTGCAAATAAGAGCTTGCACTTTTTCAGGAAGGATGCGACTTCTGTACTTGGTGAGCACATGAGCACCAATGGAAAAAGTTGACTCTGATACAACCGTAGTTATGGGGATAGACAAAATATCGCATGCCATCAATGAAAGTGAAGGGTATCGATGCTTATGATTCTTCCAATACTCCAAAACatctaaattttgataatatgcAAATTCAAGCTTTGGCTCCTCCAAATAAAGATCTAATTCAGATTTTCCCGCACTTCTAATGGTTTGACTCTCATATGCCATGATTTCCTACATCAATTAACTTATGGTaaagcaatatatatatatagaaacaaACCAAGGAGTGAATATAAGaaacagaaaataaataaatcattttaatactTACATCATATATTCTTTtgcctttatttttaatttctcctCCACTTTGAGTATGTGAAATTGTTACAGAAGATGATCTTGGTTGTGAAGAACTTGTCTGATTGACGTTAGAATACTGCTCAAAAAGTTTATACAACTTTGTCTTCACAATCAACATCTTCTCTTGGCATTTGATAGGATCATCATCAAGCTTCGAATAAAAAAACTCTAACATAGAAAACTTTATTCGTGGGTCAAAAATAACCCCAAATGCAAGCACCACACTATATTGATTCCAATACTTATCAAACTTCTCTTTCATCCTTTTACACGTATCACTTACCACCAAATTTTCATTTGACAAGTTCTCATTTAACAAAACCTCGATCTTCCAAACTTGCATAAAGTACAAATTTGATGTAAGATAAGAAGAACCCGAGATCAAATTAGTAGTATCATAAAATGGCTCAAgaaattcacatattttttcTCCTCTTTTTCACTCTTCACTTGAAAgacaatatttataattattatcattcaATTGAAGAGAAGAAAATGCCTTTTTATGTTTGATGGCACTATCCAACATCAAATATGTTGAATTCCAACGAGTAGGCACATCCAATCTCAAACCAATACTACTTTCAATGTTACCAACTGCTCTCACAcaatcttcaaattttctcaTCCTACCCTCTGAGCCTTTCACATACTTGACAGATTCTCTAATTTTATTCAAAGCTACACTAGCTATTTTGAGACCTTCTTGGACAATGAGATTCAATATATGAGCAGAACAACGAACATGAAAAAATTCACCATCACACAACAAGCTATCATGCAACGAGAGTCGTTCTTTCAAAATGCCTTGCATATTATCATTACTTGATGCATTATCCAATGTCAAAGAGAAAACTTTTTTCTCAATCTGCCATTCCTTCAAAAATCCAAACAATTTTGATGTCAATTCGACTCCTGAGTGTGGAGGAGGCATATGAGCAAAGCTAAGTATTTTACTATTCAATTTCCAATCATCATCAACAAAGTGGGCACTCAAGCAAATGTATCCCTCACTAGTGCATGCAGTCCATACATCTGAAGTTAAACAAATTCTATTTTTTATGTTAGCCAAAGTTTGCCTAAGTTTCTCTTTCTCTCTCATGTAGATTCTTGAAATGTCAGAAACAAGTGTATTTCTGGAAATACAAAGCACATCAGGATTTATATATTTAACCCAAGCTCTAATATCATCATACTcgataaaagaaaatggcaaatCATGCTTAATAACAGCAGCAGCTAATAACTCACGTGAAATTTTTTGATCTATTTTTTTGGACCTCATGTTCCCATCATGATCAATAATCATTTGtctaacatcatgaaattttaaaatttttcaattttgaagATGACGCCTTAATGTAGAAGTCCCGTATTATTTTCCCCCACATTTATACTCTTTCTTGCATGCCTTACATTTGGCTCTTTGTATACCATCTTGACCAATCTCTtttttcgtaaaataattcCAGACATCAGAATATTCTTTAGGCTTTTTTGATGTAGCTTCCTCCTGACCATGCTTGTTGTTTCTGATTTCCTCATAATCATCTATGTTAATACTTTTGTTTATATTAGAATCCATAATATGCAAAtacaataatgaaaaatattactcatCATTGCTCAAAAAAATTTCCAGAAAgtagtgaaaaatattactcATTATTACTAATTctgattttgattaaaaataaaatgctttCCAGAAagtattaaatttcaaattattggaATAAATTATACCAGCTTTCTAATATTCCTGAATCTGAAATCAAATATACCAGtgattcatttcaaattaaaggagagaaaaataaaatcacaaagGGAAGAGTAATAAAGACATGTAGGGAAGGTTGATTTTAATTATCATCAAAAAACCTAGTGATTTATTACCATCAAAAAACTGAGACAAAAAATTTTTGTCATTGTCATATCACAAAATAAGACATGTAGGAAAGGTTGATTTTTAATCCAGATCCAGTTATCATTATCCTCGAAACATACCGGAACAGATTCTTTACACCGACTAATTCGAAATAAGACCCATTATTATGAAAGAATTATGTCAATCGAGCCTACAATTATCTGAAAAGATGAAGATTCTGTGTATAGAAAAGGGGTCATTTACAACAACTCAGTCCTAATCCATCTTGGTAAGGAACGAGAAAAAGGAAAATTCAAAACTATGGCCTGTAGCCACCGAAAAACTCTCTTTCCTTTATATTTCCTCAAAATCTGTTAAAACCCCAACAATCCGAAGACTTTAGTAGGCTACTGAGATTTAGCCATTTTCATATTCTCAATTCACTCCCAATCCCAAAAAATTATCTAACAACTTCACAAACTTAATATTTACAATTTCAGAGACTGATCTTTCATATCAAGTGTTTCCACAAATCTACTAGCTTTGCACTTCCATAACCCCTAATTCACTTCAAATTTATTTCTGCTACCTCTATAGAAAAAGCTCAAAAAAATATACTCATCATTgctcaaaaaaattacatcttTGTGTTACAGGCTATCTTAAATATTCAGATTATTAAGGACCACAAATGGCCATCCAAGAATCGGCTAATTGAAAGACACGGAGTCCAGAGTCATACACTAACTATGACAAATGCCATGTCCACTaaatagagagagagagagagaaacgaGAAATGAGAAATGAGAGAGAGACGAGAAATGATAACAAAATCAAGCCCCCAAATTCAGTCAAAATCGATGATGAAACTTACACTCACAGTTGCTGATAGAAGGAGCCAGGCAATCGGCAGATTTACTCACTTGAGAGAAGGAGCAGATTTACTGCACGTAGTGGGCAGATTtactcatttaaaaaaataaaaccctACCCTAATTTGTTGGGCCAGCCCGCCCCGTTTAGGCCCGCCCTTGTCCCGCAACCCAAACGGGCTCAGCCCATTTGGCCCGCCTTCAAATGggctgctattttatcaacccaacccgCTCAAATTTTATGGCAGGGCGGGCTAGACCGACGGGCCTGgcccaatttgacaagtctaaTTTCAGTACACTCGGCGCCtgagcggtaatttcttaccgcccgagcgccactcattCTGTCTAAGAGTAGAGCTTCAGAAATCtcgacgcccgagcggtaatttcttaccgcccgagcgccactccttctgtccgaatatttggtttccccttcttttcaagttcaaataatgagttcatgtcttttatggTTGAGAAATGTTCACACGTCGTCTTAGAGcttgtttcggggtttgatgtcatggttagtacgattaaacaaggtcaagtcccgagtgatctagaatgtcataagctatttatgcgcttcggtggtgagctcgagtacctacgcctaagttatgcaagttaagtgttgaaattcacgttagtatgttgcagcagtagccccaagcgagatccaacgaatcatTCAATGCCAAAGTAAGTATattgacgtgcaaaagaaaatattttaagtttttgaggtatgctaaatgtcttgtgaccaaattatgaatgggtttggaagtcggtgaacgtggccgaggacctctccaccccgttaaagcatgaacgggtttagatcaggattggaaagcgttaaagcatgaacggggaccaatccacccgttaaagcatgaacgagaATCTCGTGTATGTgacagtggatacgtccctgtcagcccagtactgtggtttgtctgatcaggcatttattatgtatgggtcacttgctttgaaacatgcctctacgcaaaatgatgaagtatgtatgttcaaatatgttcaagtatgcaagcatgtttaagaaaagtttttatgattatggcacgtctatattatgctattatgatcacgCTCAAGTACGTTTATGTTATCAAGTTCAGATTTATATTTCcaatatgtacgctctattttgaagttgtgTGTGGTTTTACTACGTATTACTcattacttccagtttatacgtgttgagtctttagactcactagacttgatcgatgcaggtgatgagtatgttgaggaggctaggggtggagaccaaggagctggcttggactgagcgggaggctaaacccgaggaccgccatgttttgaagatttatgcaatgatcaaaatactctgatttatgttttggttatgagattttaaactaacacttttagcaaactttatttgtgatctttgtattacaaatattttggatgaatagcTTTTGATTGAAGGTTTACTTCTtattgaagaaaatttttatttttctgcaaattttaaatagtttaaaagtacggtacgttacacaaTGAGTTTCGATATATTgggtatatttatatttatagaagttttAATTTTCGTGCTTATCTTATTAATCTTTAGTTTAGTTTATGCACGGCGAAATGAGACATTGGAATGGTCTTAGCTCCCGAATATTCACGTTCCAAGGTGGTGGAGTAGCGGAGACCGGCATTTAAGGAACAACATGATCCCTAGAATCAACTTCACGACAACTCCAAAATGCTCTATGCGATTATGCAGATTGCTTAGTTCATATATAgtaatatttctattttatttcgTTGCATTTTCAGTAATATTTTAGGATTAAACTATTCTATTTTCAACAACTGTCATATCAATATAATTATCTCttctatttcatttttttcataatttataaattttattattaaattatattttgtaacAACATATCATACTTTAAATCAAATAATCGTGGCtactaataaaatttaaataatctcAATCAGTTCTGGCATGGTATTacaaatgatttaaatgttaaTAACATTGTAATATCTATCATGTCAAGTTTAAAATGTTCATTTCGTGTATTGAGATATGAAAGAGTATGAAAATTGACATATGTGAATATCATATGATATTAATGAGCTAGGACCAATATGACAATAGAATAGGCATGTTGAAAATTGACATGTTGATGTGAATATGAAGATATTGGCAATTGAAAATGAAGAGGTGTAACGAAAAGTTGAACGAGATATATTAATGTGCAAGAAATCAGAAGAAAAGTGGGGAATGGATAAGGTCGTTAATATAACGGCAAAaccttgtgtgagacggtttcacgggttgtatttgtgagacggatcttttatttgggttatccataaaaaaaatatcactttttatgctaaaagtattactttttattgtgaatatgggtagggttgacccgtctcacagattaagatccgtgagactgtctcaacGTAACTATCTGGATATTAATCATGTTGATATGATACCACTTATATTGAAAATCCAAGGAGTAGGATTACAACTTTTATAGTTCGTGTTTGGTTCAAATCCATTGAGAAAAAAGTCAACATCGCCCCAAAATGTGTCATGCATATCGTCATTCCTTTACtgacatattttagtaaattgaGTATGGCTTTGTggtatttaccttcaaattttaATTGCAAATAAAAGACAGGTCATAgagctaaaaaaaatttttgttgacCATTTTTACAAATTCGGAATGCAAAGTCAAGAAAATGAACCCTAGCGGCCATGTTGGTCTACCCCAACGCCCTGATGCAAGGAAAATGAGCAGCAATTCGAGCAGGGCGCGCCCCAGCGGCCTTTTTTTCCCGTCCTAGCACCCGACCCATACGCAAAAGTGTGACTTCCAAACACGATTTTGGTGATTTGAATCATTAGGACTCCACTTGGTAGCATCATTTCCCCATTTTCCAATCATGAAACGCAAAAAATTCAAAGGGAAAGCTAAGGGTTCAAGATTTGTTCCTCAAATTGTCATCAATCCATCCATCTCCACCTTGAATTGGAGTTAGAATCAAGTTCTAAGCCAAGAATCCTTCTCTAGGGTTGTAGGTATTCACCTATTAACTATTTTATGTGTGTAGATGACCACCTAGGGTGAATTCTGAACATATGCTTAAGAATAAAGttattgattgaattattgatgtatttgacatacTAGAATCAATGAACaaattattgatgtatttgacatacTGAAATCTGTTCCTACAAGTGTTCTTAAGCTGAAACAGTAAGTTGGCAATATTTCTTGATGTAATACATGAGCATATTATAAGTTTCaattgtttttcaattattattgatatatgtattTGTAGTATGCTTTTATTTCTTGAAGCATACCACACTTTTTTTATCGATATGTATTGCATATAAaagaacatgaatttttacaagTCAAGTGCTATGACATGAATATGAAAAATGCTATATGAAAACAGGTTATATGGTATATGAGTATGTTGACAACAAGGGTGGTTATAAATCCACCAAATCTATTGGTCAATAAGGACATAGTTCGTGCGATCTTCACGGTAGCTTATTAGCGCCTTGGATCGTATAGTCACCCGTAGGACATGATACATGGTCAACCACAGTAGTTCCACAGTATATATGAATATCCTATAACATGTacacaattttcattatatgtttAAAGATTCCATTGTTGTTCACGATTCAATACTTATGTTCTTCTATGCATATTGATATCTACAAATGCCAACTTGCTGagtttataaactcacgtagctcatgcaTTGCAAGACCAGGTAATGAGGATATTAGGATGTCAGTTCACCAATGAATGCTGGCCACATGTCTTACCTCGACGAGGACCTAGTCATGAGATCGTCATCGCTTCCACTATTATGTTGATATACGTATAGGTGATCTATACATGTATGTTGATTGTGAATATATGTTAagaaagaaatattattttagttgaTGGTCCATGATTTTAAATAGATGTTGTTATACATATATGGTCATAGAAGAGTAGGGATCGATTATActttattattgaaatttttgttttagttatTGGATAGTCCAAAATACGGGAAAActatgttgaaatttttatgtaagCGAAAGGAACATTTTCTATTAATGACATTCCCCTATATTGGATTGTTCCATATGATATATGTCTAATAGTCCCTCAAActctatttttaattatgatattaCGTATAGTATAGTTAATATGTAAGAAAGTATTAGGGACATGAGGATGAGTGTGTGTAGTACAAGTTAAGACTGGTAATCTATTTCTCGCTTTAACAAAAATTTGACTGTGAAAATGACACGATCTGTTATGGATTTTTAGATCTACcatcttattttttatttatcgagGAATTATATGGTACAATGAAGTACCACGTGGGTGGATATCTATACGAATCCAAATCGGCCGAATCCAGATTCGGAGGAACATACATGGGAAGCTGTGATCTCCTCGTTTTAATATGCCTCAGTTGTGCACTTCCCAAGTGAAATTGAAGATCAACTTATCATCTAACATTCCCTCAtgatactcactgaaaatttagggtcTGGTTCCAGCAAGTGACACTAGTTCAGACGCATGTTTTTAATTTTCcttgagcctgaaatcacgaagaagaTCGTTAGAAGGGGGTCGGGAGGGTGTCACGGCGTAGCctctccgacgctcaagtcagagactgaggatataagggagagcagctaagggtgctgctgaaaaataatatagtgaatgaataattAGACACCCAAACCTCGTATTTATAAGGGAGTACATGGGCCTGTGATGGGCATTCTGGTTTGGGCCTGATCTTAATGAgttcatccatggggtatcaccaaTCTCCCCCTCccaagtcgaactgaatcgtaggttcgaagtttgattaattgtgttgtcATCGGTTTACAAGGCGTGAGTTGTACATTTTTCCTCTGCTGCTCACTAGTCtccataaatttgaaaacatatCAAATCGCATTCCTGTTATGAAGGGAAAGATTTGGTCTGGGCTCactctataaatagaggtccCCAATTTACCTCTCACCTCATTCACCAGCTCTCCCCTGTCTACGCCTCATCCTCatcttctcctgcctgtccaCGCGCCACCACGCCACATCCCCTCGCAGCGCCGCCCTTCGCCCCTTCGCACACTCGCCAGCACATCTCGCCCCTCGCTCGCACACCACCACGCTCACACATCCCTACTCGCACCCTCGCCTCGCCATCCTTCCTCTCGCCTCTCGCAACGTCGTCAGTGCTTCACTCTCGTCGGCCACCGCAGCCCTTCGCCCTTCCCTGTCTCGCCCTCTCGCCGCAAGCCGCTGCCCTAGCCTCACCCGAGCCACCGCCCTGCGCAAGCCCTTGCCCACTCGCTTGAATACACCCTTGCGCCCGCCTCGGCCCACATGAGCCCTCACCTGCTCGCACGAACACACCCCCGCCCTGTCACCCAAACACCGCCCGCATCTGCTCGCCCTTACCCGCCCGCTCGCCCTCGCCCGCCATCGCCGCGCCCAAGCCCTCGCCCAAGCCACCTGCACGCTCGCCCCTCGCCTTGCGCGCCCTCGCCCAGCGCCCGAGCGCCCCGTCCCTGCCTCGCCCTACACTCCTGCCCTCGCCCAGCGCCCTGCACGCTCGCCTCGCCCAAGCAACCTGCAAGCCCCTTGCCTTGCGCGCCCTTGCCCAGCGCCCGAGCGCCTCGCCCTTGCTTCGCCCTACACTCCAGCCTCGTCGCGCCCAAGCCCTCGCCCAGATGCTGTCTGTGCTCCTCAATATCATATCctgattaattatatttaacatAATGAAATTTCATGTGATATAAATTTCactattcaaatataattaatcacAATTCATATCATTTATGATCAAATGTGATACTCataatttatgtatatttttaattaaatcgaAGATATTGTAGTTACTCTTCAATATGTTTAAACTATATGAATCATTAGGGTATTAGTTTCTTtgtgcataaaatatttattcttcataATTATTCACCACAAAATATTACCAAAATGATAAAATGATGAATATTTCTAACAATTAATTTTGTGTAATTTATGTATGTATTGACAAATGTTactaaaaaattaatgtaaaattttaattcaattaaagaTGTTGTGGCTATAACTCTGGCATAGTCGATTTCTGGGCAAGTTGATGTACATGAAACTTGTAGCCCTCTCTTTTGACGTTCCATAGAATCAAGAATCGATCAATTCCAAGTTCATATGAGGGAGATATAATTGAAATATCATACCATACACAATCTAGAACTTGTTCTTCATTCAGTGTAGAACCAGTTCATAACTAACAATTTCATATTGGTTTATCAGCTACTTAAGTTCTGATTCAAACTTCGACTTTGGAACATGATTTGTAGATAATTTTCTTAGATTTCTAACGCATGCATGCTTAATCGTTCCAATACAATAAtggagctgagagatatgaacAAAATAACATAACTACTCAAATATAGTCGTTCGAAGTATCTATGACCTCCAATCCAATCTTGCAGAATCTGGTTAGCATGGATACCAACCGAACTAACCTGATTGACCCAAAATATGACTTTTATAGAATTGAGTTGGCTTTCCAACCGTTTTGGCGGATAGTCATTTGGATTACTGGTTTGTGAGATGtgataaataaactgaagcTCACCAGATGTCCAACTTGACTTCATTAGAGTGCGTGCTTATCAAATCTTGCAAATTAACATCTAGCAACTACATACTTTAGTAAATATGttataaacacaataacaagttttgttatcttcaaaatcaaaattgatAGTGTTTCTGCAACCCAACAATTCCCTCATAACATGCTTTCATATTTCACctcataattattattcaacatAATTATCCATATTATAGATCTTTATAatctcaatttttatttatttgttaacttTATCATACACATTTTAACTTGATTTGTTCGTATAAACCAatagtaaacaaaataaatgattaaatatgaacaatatgTGAATCTTAGTatgaaaattcttaaattttatttgcacatatgattaaaacaataaatataatcatcatattgaaaatttcataattccaaacaataatcaaaaattattttggcataaaatatctcatgaaaataatttctaaacatgtcAATTTCATAATTTGGAACTATAGTacttctaaaataaatttttagaattttataatttacataATTAATACCATCCAAAGATCtcattaaatcaaaatttccaaatttgaaaattcttaagtTGGAAATAACCTATCCTCAAAATTGAGAATCAAAATTTCCAAGAAATAAATATCTCCAAATTGAAGTCAATGTTTcgacattttaaatttttcagtCAAATCTTGGAAGCCAAACAAGTCTTAAACAAAAAATCCTAAACTTCAGAAAACCCCCAAATTGAAAAATCAAGACTCTAATTGGTCAACCTGTCATTGTCTCCAGTCATCCCACGGCCGACCAAAATTGACCCATCATGTCAGTTCACGGCCGACCACTTTCATGCTTTCGTCGATCACTAATCGGCTACTCCGGCCCTATTGTGTGATTTCGACGAACTTCCGGCCAAACTGGCGGCTTTGGATGGTCGTATATGAATGCCACAACAACATGACATCAACTAAGTGACCTTTGTTGCAAGGATCTGCTATCTTAATAGACTGAATCGAGCCACATTTTGGCCGAAACTGAATCAGAAGCGCGCAAGATTTAAGGCAGAATTTTCCCGCCAATCGCCGACTTCATATTCTAGCTGACAACGTACAGTGGTCGACCCGACCAGGATTCCAGTCAATAACTTCAATTACCAAATTTGGGTTCCATAAGGCGGTCAATTTAGTCAATTTTAATGTTGGGTTTCCGtgcaattttgaaattaaatttcagATATTGATTTAGCGCTTATTTTTAATTTcgtaaattttgtgaaaattcactatataaatataaattgcatcaatatattttttcacattttttgtCCTATTAAAAAATCTCAATCGTATCGAGGCGGAGACAAAAATCGCTATGATATTAACTATTAGAAATATAACATAATACTGAACTAATTTCGATCTATTATGCATACacataacatataaaatatcaatacgCAGATATATAAAATCCCAACATCTAGCTTTTGTTATTGAATTTGAGAC comes from Primulina huaijiensis isolate GDHJ02 chromosome 5, ASM1229523v2, whole genome shotgun sequence and encodes:
- the LOC140977695 gene encoding zinc finger BED domain-containing protein DAYSLEEPER-like encodes the protein MKEKFDKYWNQYSVVLAFGVIFDPRIKFSMLEFFYSKLDDDPIKCQEKMLIVKTKLYKLFEQYSNVNQTSSSQPRSSSVTISHTQSGGEIKNKGKRIYDEIMAYESQTIRSAGKSELDLYLEEPKLEFAYYQNLDVLEYWKNHKHRYPSLSLMACDILSIPITTVVSESTFSIGAHVLTKYRSRILPEKVQALICTRNWLRGYVYDADDDECANFKTTSSRERSNDVEIFDEETVEGAIVEDED